GCCGGGCGTTCGGCATGACCGGGACGCCCATGGCCGTGCTCGTCGACGCGCGCGGCCGCGTCGCTTCCGAGGTCGCCGTCGGGGCCGACGCCATTCTTCAAATCGTCCAACACCGATAAGCCGGCTCGTCTGACCGATCGCACCGCCATCGAGGGCGGCGCGGCTTCGGCCCTTCCGTGTTGCGCGGAAGGGTTTCTTGTTTCGTGATGGTCTATGGCCCGACGATTTCCGGCAAGAGATATACGAGGGCCGACATGGACTACAACACGGCGGTCAATCGAGACGGACCGGTGAACCCGCCGGCCGGCGGCAGCGCCCATGGATTCGGAACCGGTGCGGCGGCCGGTGCGGCGGCAACGCTTGTGCTGTTCGCATTCCGATTCGCAACGGGATCGCCGACGCCCGTCGAGGCGCTCGCCGAGCGGCTGGTCCGGCTGCTTCCGTATCCGGTGTTCGCATTCATCCTTGCGGCGCTTCAACATTTTGCGAAGCCGCTCGGCTTCGTGATCGCCGTTGCGACGAGCCTCATCGGATTCGGTGTCGGCGGCATGCTGTACGTGCGGGCCGTTGGGGAGACCCGGTGGCCGCGTCCGTTCCTCGGACTGGCGGCCGCGGCGGTGACCTGGGTCTCGCTTACCTATATTGTCCTGCCGATCATCGAGGGACAGGTTCTGGGAGTGCCCCTGACGACGGTTATCTCGGCCCCGGCGCTGCCCATGGCCATCGGCAGCCTGGTGTACGGATTCTTCCTGGCAACCCTGAACCGGCCCAAACCGGTTGGGATCAGAACGGACCGCCGGATCTCCGGTCTCGAAACCGCAGCATTGCGGGCCATGAGCCGGCGCGATCTCTTCCGCCGCTCCGCGTTGATCCTGCTCGTGGCCGCCGCCGCCTCTCGTCTCGGCCTCCGGTCAGAGGTGGTGGGAGCGCGGGTGGCGGCCGTTGCCTCCGGGGCGGCTGCCGTGGCCTCCGCGGTGCTCCGCCTGATCAAAGGGATGCCGCCTGAGGTCACCCCGAACGGCCGGTTCTATCAGGTTTCAAAAAACTATCCCTTCGATCCGACGGTGGACGTCGCCAAGTGGTCGCTTCAGGTCAAAGGTCTTGTCGCCAAGCCCCTCACACTCCCCTACGCCGAGTTTGTCCGGTCGGCGCCTTCTGTCGAGCGCTACCAGACGCTCGAATGCATCAGCAACGAAGTGGGGGGCGATCTGATCGGCAACGCCAGATGGAAGGGCATACGTGTTCGCGACATCCTCGCCCTGACGGAAATCCGGCCGGGGTCGACCGCGATCGTCTGGCACAGCGCGGACGGCTACTTCGAGTCGGTTCCCCTGGCGGTCGCGCTGGATCCAGAGTCGCTCCTTGCCTACGAGATGAACGGCGCACCGCTCCCGCAGCAGCACGGGGCGCCGGTGCGGGTGCTCCTTCCGAATCGGTATGGGACGAAACAGCCCAAGTGGCTCACCGGGATTGAAGCCGCGAATTCCGAGGTGACCGGGTACTGGGAGCATTGGCAGCACCAGCGCTTTGGCACGCAGGCCATCGTCAAGACGAGCAGCGCGTTCAGCGTCGAGGTGACAGACGGGGGCGTGGTCCGGTTCGGCGGGTGGGCGTTTGCCGGCAGCCGCGGTATTGCTCGGGTGGAGCTCAGCGCCGACCGCGGTGAGACGTGGTTCCAGGCGGCCGTCAAGGACGGGCTCGCCGCGAACACCTGGCAGTTCTGGTCGGCGGAATGGACGCCGCCGGCGCCCGGCGAGTATGCGTTGCAGGTTCGGGCCGTGGACGGTAGCGGGATGATGCAGCGTGGAAGCCTGCGGCGATTGCCGGACGGAGCGGAAGGATATCATGAGATCCGGCTCCACGTTGGCGGGTAACGCGCGCACGGAAAAGCTCTGACGTTCCGGCGGCGGAATCGTCGGAAAACACCGGGGCCGACCGGCGGCGCCGCCGGCCGGCCCCGGCTGTCGTGGGCTGACCTTAAGCCGCGATGGGCTCGAGCGGGGCTGCGGCCGGCTCGGCTTCAACCTGGACCGACACCATATACACGGGGCGCGTGTGGCCGTCCGCGCCGCCGCGGTGCCTGAGGCAGTAGGCGGCGACGACTTCTCCACCGTTGTGGGGGGCGATTTCCGTCTCTGCTCCGCACTCGGGACACCGAACGCGCGACATGTCGATTACCCCCTTTCGGGCAAGAGCCTCGGATCCGCGCGCCGGGATGTTCCCAGGTCGCTCACTCGGCGTCGCTGCCCGTTGGTGTGATGATACCCGCCACCCTTCAAAATCTCGCAAAGAACCTATGGGAAGATTGTGAAGACGGCGCGGCGGCAGGGCGGGAGGTCTTGAGGCGTCTGTTACATTACTAGACCCTAGGCGATTTCAGCAAAGGGGAGTGTCTCTGGTGGAGACCGTTGCGCTCACCCATCGCGCGGGAGTCTCAACGATCACCCTGAATCGTCCTCCGTTGAATCTCATCACGTCCCAGATGCTGCGCGAGCTCGAAGAGGCCTTCCACCAGGTGGCCGCGAGGGCTGAGACGCGCGCCGTCATCCTGACGGGAGCGGGGTCGCGGGCCTTCTGCGCCGGAGCCGACCTCCGCGACGAAGCGGAGCACACGGCCGAGGCCGGCCGGAAGTTCCGCGAGGCGGGCCGGCACATCGTCGACCGCATCGAGACGTTCCCAAAACCCGTCGTCGCCGCCGTCCGGGGCTGGTGCATCGGCGGCGGGACCGGCCTCGCCTGGGCCTGCGACATCCGCGTCGCCGCGGCCGGGGCGACCTTCCGCGCCGGCGACGTGTACTTGGGGATGATCCCGACCTGGAGCCTCGGGATGGTCAGGCTCGTGCATTACATCGGCCGCAACCGGTCCTTGGACGTCCTGCTGCTCGGAGAGGATCTGCCTGGACAGCGGGCCTTCGAGCTCGGGCTCGTGAGCCGCGTCGTTCCCGACGATGCGCTCGACGCCGAAGCCGGCCGAATCGCCGACCGCCTGTCGTCCGGCGCGCCGCTCGCAATGCAGGCGATCAAGGAGGGTGTCCACGCGCAGGCCCACGACGGCCTGAGCGAAGCCGCGGCGCTGGAAGAACGCTGGTCGCAGCGTATCCTCGGCTCTCACGACGCGCACGAGGGTATCGCGGCGTTCAAAGAAAAGCGAACGCCGGCATTCCAAGGACGGTAGGCGGCGGCGGGGATCTCGCCGTCTTGAGGCGCGACGGATGACCGGGGGTC
This genomic window from bacterium contains:
- a CDS encoding molybdopterin-dependent oxidoreductase; the encoded protein is MDYNTAVNRDGPVNPPAGGSAHGFGTGAAAGAAATLVLFAFRFATGSPTPVEALAERLVRLLPYPVFAFILAALQHFAKPLGFVIAVATSLIGFGVGGMLYVRAVGETRWPRPFLGLAAAAVTWVSLTYIVLPIIEGQVLGVPLTTVISAPALPMAIGSLVYGFFLATLNRPKPVGIRTDRRISGLETAALRAMSRRDLFRRSALILLVAAAASRLGLRSEVVGARVAAVASGAAAVASAVLRLIKGMPPEVTPNGRFYQVSKNYPFDPTVDVAKWSLQVKGLVAKPLTLPYAEFVRSAPSVERYQTLECISNEVGGDLIGNARWKGIRVRDILALTEIRPGSTAIVWHSADGYFESVPLAVALDPESLLAYEMNGAPLPQQHGAPVRVLLPNRYGTKQPKWLTGIEAANSEVTGYWEHWQHQRFGTQAIVKTSSAFSVEVTDGGVVRFGGWAFAGSRGIARVELSADRGETWFQAAVKDGLAANTWQFWSAEWTPPAPGEYALQVRAVDGSGMMQRGSLRRLPDGAEGYHEIRLHVGG
- a CDS encoding enoyl-CoA hydratase/isomerase family protein; the encoded protein is METVALTHRAGVSTITLNRPPLNLITSQMLRELEEAFHQVAARAETRAVILTGAGSRAFCAGADLRDEAEHTAEAGRKFREAGRHIVDRIETFPKPVVAAVRGWCIGGGTGLAWACDIRVAAAGATFRAGDVYLGMIPTWSLGMVRLVHYIGRNRSLDVLLLGEDLPGQRAFELGLVSRVVPDDALDAEAGRIADRLSSGAPLAMQAIKEGVHAQAHDGLSEAAALEERWSQRILGSHDAHEGIAAFKEKRTPAFQGR